In a genomic window of Salegentibacter salegens:
- a CDS encoding TolC family protein, which translates to MRNLGIELIGPGIQRIRFNTLLVLFALFTFYSVSGQQLESYIKVAEENNPEIQSFNLKYEIAEEKINEVNAYPDTEFGIGYFVSEPETRTGPQKLRLSVRQMLPWFGTITARENYAGSMADAEYVEIAVAKRQLALSVAQAYYRLYANEAKQKVLKENIELLETFHELALNSLEVGSTSAVDVLRLQMRQNDLAQQKETLEQEFNAEEVLFNNLLNREENLSVEVVDSLFIPESQTDERERVAEVHPELLKFDKLYESVVEAEKLNLKDASPKLGFGVDYVSVAERTDMALVDNGKDILMPMVSVSIPIFNSKYKSVTRQNELRQKELQAQKNQRLNLLQTSLEKAVSIRNSARVAANTFIENLEQAKDAEEILIRSYETGTIDFNDVLEIQELQLKFQTGLVEAVKNYYMQAAVINYLSK; encoded by the coding sequence ATGAGAAATTTAGGAATAGAATTAATTGGCCCAGGAATACAGAGAATAAGATTTAACACACTTCTTGTTCTTTTTGCGCTATTCACTTTTTATTCTGTAAGTGGGCAGCAATTGGAGTCTTATATCAAGGTGGCTGAAGAAAACAATCCGGAGATCCAGTCTTTTAATTTGAAATATGAGATTGCAGAGGAAAAGATCAACGAGGTAAACGCTTACCCTGATACCGAGTTTGGAATAGGATACTTTGTGAGTGAACCAGAAACCAGAACCGGTCCGCAAAAATTAAGACTTTCTGTAAGGCAGATGCTTCCCTGGTTTGGAACTATTACCGCAAGGGAAAATTATGCGGGTTCTATGGCAGATGCAGAATATGTGGAGATAGCTGTTGCCAAACGCCAACTGGCCCTTTCTGTAGCTCAGGCTTATTACCGATTATATGCAAACGAGGCTAAACAAAAAGTCTTAAAGGAAAATATAGAATTACTGGAGACCTTTCACGAACTGGCGCTTAATTCGCTTGAAGTGGGCAGTACTTCAGCTGTAGATGTGTTGAGACTTCAAATGCGCCAAAATGATCTGGCTCAGCAAAAAGAAACCCTGGAACAGGAATTTAATGCGGAAGAAGTGCTTTTCAACAATTTGCTCAACCGGGAAGAAAATCTTTCGGTAGAAGTGGTTGATTCGCTTTTTATTCCAGAGTCTCAAACTGATGAGCGGGAAAGAGTAGCTGAGGTACACCCGGAATTATTGAAATTCGACAAACTCTATGAATCGGTAGTAGAAGCTGAAAAATTAAATCTTAAAGATGCATCACCAAAACTGGGTTTCGGAGTAGATTATGTAAGCGTTGCAGAGCGTACCGATATGGCTTTAGTCGATAACGGGAAAGATATCCTAATGCCTATGGTTTCGGTTTCTATTCCCATTTTCAACAGTAAATATAAGTCGGTTACAAGGCAAAATGAACTTCGACAAAAGGAATTGCAGGCACAGAAAAACCAGCGATTAAACCTTTTACAAACAAGCTTAGAAAAAGCCGTGAGCATTAGAAACTCGGCAAGGGTGGCTGCGAACACTTTTATTGAAAATTTAGAGCAGGCGAAAGATGCAGAGGAGATCCTGATAAGGAGTTATGAAACCGGTACTATCGATTTTAACGATGTGCTGGAAATACAGGAATTACAATTAAAATTTCAAACGGGACTTGTCGAGGCTGTAAAGAACTATTATATGCAAGCTGCGGTAATCAATTACCTAAGTAAATAG